Proteins from a single region of Acidobacteriota bacterium:
- a CDS encoding ATP-binding cassette domain-containing protein, whose translation MALITLDRVSIAFGHLPLLDEISLQVEPKERVCLIGRNGTGKSTLLQIVNGDVQADAGTVWRQPSMRSARLDQDVILSANRPVFDVVAHGLGDLSALVSAYHHAAVQVAEHPSDESMETLGRLQHELDERDGWRLEQRVELVLARLSLDGETIVDTMSGGWRRRVLLARALVAQPDLLLLDEPTNHLDLDAIMWLEAFLADYAGAVMFITHDRAFLQRLATRVVELDRGRLTSWPGNYAAFLRKKEEWLANEILQQDKFDKKLADEEVWLRQGVKARRTRNEGRVKALWAMREERASRREQMGSVRMQVEQADQSGRLVFEAIGLNKAFDGLPVVSDFTTRIIRGDRIELIGPNGAGKTTLLRLLLGETTPDSGEIRRGANVQVAYYDQQREQLDPERTVFDTIGEGNDTVTVDGRSRHVNGYLRDFLFPPERARSPVKSLSGGERNRLLLARLFTRPANVLVLDEPTNDLDLETLELLEAQLVEWSGTLLLVSHDRVFLDNVVTSTMVFEGDGRIQEYVGGYEDWIRARRLVPAAGRADGQSPARNSRLAVANVQTLPARRKLTFNEQREFDRLPARIETLETEQWELSARVAGAEFYKEGAAGITSALARLDELQAALASAYARWDELGSRL comes from the coding sequence ATGGCACTCATTACCCTCGATCGCGTGTCGATCGCTTTCGGCCACCTGCCCCTGCTCGACGAGATCTCCCTGCAGGTTGAGCCGAAGGAACGCGTGTGTCTCATCGGCCGCAATGGGACAGGCAAGTCGACACTCCTCCAGATTGTGAATGGCGATGTTCAGGCGGATGCGGGGACGGTGTGGCGCCAACCCTCGATGCGGTCGGCCAGGCTCGACCAGGATGTCATCCTGTCGGCCAATCGCCCGGTCTTTGATGTCGTGGCTCACGGCCTGGGCGACTTGAGCGCCCTGGTCAGCGCCTACCACCACGCGGCCGTTCAGGTGGCGGAGCATCCGAGCGACGAATCGATGGAGACGCTTGGCCGCCTGCAGCACGAACTCGACGAGCGGGATGGGTGGCGGCTCGAACAGCGCGTCGAATTGGTGCTCGCACGCCTCAGCCTGGACGGCGAGACCATTGTCGATACCATGTCGGGCGGCTGGCGTCGGCGCGTCCTGCTGGCCCGTGCCCTGGTTGCGCAGCCTGATCTGCTGTTGCTCGACGAGCCCACCAATCATCTGGATCTCGACGCCATCATGTGGCTCGAGGCATTCCTGGCCGACTACGCCGGCGCCGTCATGTTCATCACGCACGACCGCGCGTTCCTCCAGCGGCTGGCGACCCGCGTGGTCGAGCTGGATCGCGGCCGCCTCACCTCCTGGCCGGGCAACTACGCCGCGTTTCTTCGCAAGAAGGAGGAGTGGCTGGCCAACGAGATCCTTCAGCAGGACAAGTTCGACAAGAAGCTGGCCGACGAAGAAGTGTGGCTCCGGCAGGGCGTCAAAGCCCGCCGGACGCGCAACGAGGGCCGCGTGAAGGCGCTGTGGGCGATGCGCGAGGAGCGGGCCTCCAGGCGCGAGCAGATGGGCAGCGTGCGAATGCAGGTCGAGCAGGCCGATCAGTCGGGCCGCCTGGTCTTCGAGGCCATCGGGCTCAACAAGGCGTTCGACGGCCTGCCCGTCGTGAGCGACTTCACGACGCGCATCATTCGCGGCGACAGGATTGAGCTGATCGGGCCAAACGGCGCGGGCAAGACGACCTTGCTCCGCCTGCTTCTCGGCGAGACGACGCCGGACTCGGGCGAAATTCGGCGCGGCGCCAACGTACAGGTGGCGTACTACGACCAGCAGCGCGAACAGCTCGATCCGGAGCGCACGGTCTTCGACACCATCGGCGAGGGCAACGATACGGTGACCGTCGACGGCCGCTCGCGCCACGTCAACGGGTACCTGCGCGACTTCCTGTTCCCGCCCGAGCGGGCGCGCTCGCCGGTGAAGTCGCTGTCGGGGGGCGAACGCAATCGGCTGTTGCTCGCGCGCCTGTTCACTCGCCCTGCGAATGTGCTCGTGCTTGACGAACCCACCAACGACCTGGATCTCGAAACACTCGAGCTGCTCGAAGCCCAATTGGTCGAATGGTCGGGGACCCTGTTGCTCGTCAGCCACGATCGCGTCTTCCTCGACAACGTCGTCACCAGCACGATGGTGTTCGAAGGTGACGGACGCATCCAGGAGTACGTCGGCGGGTACGAGGACTGGATCAGAGCCCGACGCCTGGTTCCCGCCGCTGGCCGTGCCGACGGCCAATCGCCCGCGCGGAATAGCCGGCTCGCGGTGGCCAACGTCCAGACATTGCCGGCCCGAAGGAAGCTCACGTTCAATGAGCAACGCGAGTTCGACCGGTTGCCGGCGCGAATTGAGACACTCGAGACCGAACAGTGGGAGTTGAGTGCCCGGGTGGCCGGTGCCGAATTCTACAAGGAAGGCGCGGCGGGCATCACCTCCGCGCTGGCCCGCCTCGACGAGCTTCAGGCCGCGCTCGCGTCGGCCTACGCGCGATGGGACGAGCTCGGCTCGCGCCTGTGA